The following proteins are encoded in a genomic region of Nicotiana sylvestris chromosome 4, ASM39365v2, whole genome shotgun sequence:
- the LOC104224986 gene encoding BEACH domain-containing protein B isoform X2, with translation MKRLNMKEQDTDISLHYLTLRALQLALIDNPRGQNHFRSIGGLEVLLDGLGVASNSALRSKDFSTSDTARNANVLTCMFQLHVLSLEVLREAVFGNLNNLQFLSENGRVQKFANSFCSLAFMLQEYEEKTDNLLAQDDMEITVSSDKDTTGSEVLETKLSSKPSTPYLKNWHDYVTKLSAVLFSFLLSPEEAEADKSQASTGRNSLPISSAYGELSVKWIIRVLLTVFPCIKACSNQKELPGHLRTFIYTLQHHVLFAFRKILVLLPSLLHVFRAEGAWDFIFSEIFFYFGLASLGSSDDSLSKKGSSDDCNEQCCDSNGRSTSLSLHELEALQTEVVSFVEFAATFTGSSHNLPECSILLEGLEQSACNPGVANLFAKSLLQIMRSSSEKTLSSFKTLDAVPRVLKVACIQAQESKRHGIAGPHTESGQSEPGPSLNQDMVNSLEMIHSWQNSMETFIELFAEFFSLANDVKHSTLHNATCVDRLFDLFWEEKLRNRMLPLILDLMKIVPHSEEDQKAKLYLCSKYLETFTHVKDRENFVELSIDLLVGMIDLLLTDIEYYQALFRNGECFIHVVSLLNGNLDVSKGEELVLNVLQTLTCLLSGNDASKVAFRALVGTGYQTLRSLLLDFCQWQPSEALLDALLDMLVDGKFDLKASPVIKNEDVILLYLSVLQKSSDSLRNQGLDVFLQLIRDSMSNQASCVKAGMLNFLLDWFPQEGKDAVVLKIAQLIQVIGGHSISGKDIRKMFALLRSEKVGSHQQYSSLLLTNMLSMLNEKGPTAFFDLNGMESGILIKTPVQWPLNKGFSFTCWLRVESFPRGGGTMGLFSFLTESGRGCLGVLGKDKLIYESINQKRQSVVLQVNLVRKKWHFLCLTHTIGRTFSGGSQLKCYLDGTLVSSEKCRYAKVNEPLTCCTIGTKISLPLYEEESPTLSSKDPSAFYGQIGPVYLFNDSIASEHVQGIYSLGPSYMYSFLDNETAVHLDNPLPSGVLDVKDGLASKIIFGLNSQARNGRCLFNVSPMVDPGLDKSSFEATVLVGTQLCSRRLLQQIIYCVGGVSVFFPLFTKSDLYEIEEAKQAGQALLTPITKERLTAEVIELIASVLDENLANQQQMLLLSGFPILGFLLQSVPPEQLNMDTLSALKHLFNVVANGGLSDMLVKDAISHIFLNPVVWVYSVYRVQRELYMFLIQQFDNDPRLLRSLCRLPRVLDIIRQFYWDDVKTRFAIGSKPLLHPVTKQVIGERPSKDEIHKIRLLLLSLGEMSLRQHISASDIKSLIAFFESSQDMACIEDVLHMVIRAVSQKQLLASFLEQVNMIGGCHIFVNLLERDFEPIRLLGLQFLGRLLVGLPLEKKGSKFFSIAVGRSKSLSEGLRKVSSRMQPIFSVISDRLFKFPQTDLLCATLFDVLLGGASPKQVLQKHNQLDLQKSSRNSSQFFLPQILALIFRFLSGCKDAPTRIKIISDLLDLLDSNTTNVEALMEHGWNAWLDASVKLNALKNYKLESKINNDTETSEQNLLRSFYCVVLCHYMHSIKGGWQHLEETMNFLLVHCEQGGIAFRHFLRDLYEDLVRKLLDLSAVGNVLITQPCRDNMLYLLKLVDEMLLSEMKYNLPYPASNTEFSSEFLELEHLKDLGSALLDALQGEPDEKQSRNHVSKRPDVNEDEKIDDEWWNLCDNLWNAISEMNGKGPSKMLPRSSQSVTPSLSQRARGLVESLNIPAAEMAAVVVSGGISNALAGKPNKPVDKAMLLRGEKCPRIVFRLIILYLCKSSLERASRCVQQVIPLLPCLLTADDEQSKSRLQLFIWALLAVRSHYGALDDGARFHVIARMIRETVNCGKLMLATSIVSRDDSLESGSSTKEGSTIHNLIQKDRVLSAFADEVKYVKSSIADRTMQLHELRVRLDETAIADSNQKKAFEDEMQSSLNVILASDDNRRSSFQLAYDEHQQIVAGKWIHTFRSLIDERGPWSADPFPNSTVTHWKLDKTEDAWRCRQKLRRNYHFDEKLCRPTSTTPSVVALNPFNDSKAGFAAHIPEQMKRFLLKGIRKITDEGSSELNESESELSGQKPGSEDLSDRQYLEVVKESGDLKDIAKEDLDCSSTQMESEDSEVLMSVPCVLVTPKRKLAGHLAVKKKFLHFFGEFLVEGTGGSSVFRNFDSSGKFDVNKSDQLGGLQNHKFLKWPISFDLDCERGRSINSIGAVNNDAHQKHPNNINRHRRWSIFKVKAVHWTRYLLRYTAIEIFFNDSTAPVFFNFASQKDAKDVGSLIVINRNESMFPKGYRDKAGVISFVDRRVALEMAENARERWKRREITNFEYLMILNTLAGRSYNDLTQYPVFPWVLADYSSETLDFNKSSTFRDLSKPVGALDIKRFEVFEDRYRNFCDPDIPSFYYGSHYSSMGIVLFYLLRLEPFTALHRNLQGGKFDHADRLFHSIGGTYRNCLSNTSDVKELIPEFFYMPEFLINSNSYHFGVKQDGEPIGDICLPPWAKGSPEEFICKNREALESEYVSSNLHHWIDLVFGYKQRGKPAVEAANIFYYLTYEGAVDLDTMDDELQRSAIEDQIANFGQTPIQLFRKKHPRRGPPIPIAHPLRFAPGSINLTSIASCGSSSSSATLYVNVLDSNIVLVNQGLTMSVKTWVTTQLQSGGNFTFSGSQDPFFGIGSDVLPPRKIGSPLAENIELAAQCFGTLSTTSENFLITCGTCENSFQVISLTDGRMVQSVRQHKDVVSCIAVTSDGSILATGSYDTTVMIWEIFRIRTPEKRVKHTQAEIPRKDSIVAETPSHILCGHDDVITCLYASLELDIVISGSKDGTCVFHTLRDGRYVRSLRHPSGSPLSKLVASRHGRIVLYSDDDLSLHLYSINGKHISSSESNGRLNCLELSSCGEFLVCAGDQGQIIVRSMNSLEIVGKYNGIGKIVTSLTVTPEECFVAGTKDGSLLVYSIENPQLRKTSFPRNSKSKASVT, from the exons ATGAAGAGGTTGAATATGAAGGAACAGGATACTGATATTTCGCTTCATTATCTAACTCTTAGAGCTCTTCAATTAGCACTAATTGATAACCCTCGTGGTCAAAATCATTTTCGAAGTATTGGAGGACTGGAAGTTCTGTTGGATGGACTGGGAGTTGCATCTAACAGTGCTTTGAGATCGAAAGATTTCTCAACTTCAGATACAGCAAG GAATGCCAATGTTTTAACGTGTATGTTCCAGCTCCATGTTCTTTCATTGGAGGTTCTTAGAGAGGCGGT CTTTGGGAATTTGAATAATTTGCAATTTTTATCAGAAAATGGACGAGTGCAGAAGTTTGCAAATAGCTTTTGTTCACTTGCATTCATGCTTCAAGAATACGAGGAGAAAACTGACAACTTGTTAGCCCAGGATGACATGGAAATAACTGTTTCTAGTGATAAAGATACAACTGGGAGTGAAGTTCTAGAAACAAAACTTTCTAGCAAACCTAGTACACCTTATTTAAAGAATTGGCACGACTATGTTACCAAGCTTAGTGCTGTccttttctctttccttctttcaCCTGAAGAGGCAGAGGCAGATAAAAGCCAAGCATCCACTGGCAGAAATAGCTTACCAATCTCTTCAGCATATGGAGAACTTTCTGTAAAGTGGATTATTAGGGTTCTCCTTACAGTCTTTCCATGCATAAAAGCATGCTCAAATCAGAAGGAGCTTCCTGGTCACTTAAG GACGTTTATCTATACACTTCAGCATCATGTTCTGTTTGCGTTCAGGAAAATTCTGGTGTTGTTGCCATCACTGCTACATGTATTCCGGGCAGAAGGAGCTTGGGACTTTATCTTCTcggagatttttttttattttggcctAGCATCACTAGGTTCCTCTGATGATTCCTTATCAAAAAAAGGTTCTTCTGATGATTGCAATGAGCAATGTTGTGATTCAAATGGCAGAAGCACTAGTCTAAGCCTTCATGAACTTGAAGCTCTTCAAACAGAAGTGGTTTCATTTGTGGAGTTTGCAGCAACTTTCACTGGAAGCTCTCATAACTTG CCTGAGTGCTCAATTTTGCTGGAGGGTCTTGAACAATCTGCTTGTAATCCTGGGGTTGCAAATCTTTTTGCAAAGAGCCTGCTTCAAATAATGCGGTCTTCATCAGAGAaaactctttcttcttttaaaacacttGATGCAGTTCCTCGTGTCCTTAAAGTTGCCTGCATTCAGGCCCAAGAGTCTAAAAGGCATGGGATTGCTGGTCCTCACACTGAAAGTGGTCAGAGTGAACCTGGTCCTTCTCTAAACCAAGACATGGTGAATTCTCTCGAGATGATCCATAGTTGGCAGAACAGCATGGAGACTTTTATTGAACTCTTCGCTGAATTTTTCTCTCTTGCAAATGATGTGAAACATTCTACCTTGCACAACGCTACCTGCGTTGATCGTTTGTTTGATTTGTTTTGGGAAGAAAAGTTGAGAAATCGCATGCTTCCTCTTATTCTTGATTTGATGAAG ATTGTTCCACATTCTGAGGAGGACCAGAAAGCTAAATTGTATTTATGTTCGAAGTATCTGGAAACATTTACTCATGTTAAGGACCGGGAGAACTTTGTAGAATTGTCTATCGATCTATTGGTTGGGATGATTGATTTACTTTTGACAGATATAGAG TATTATCAGGCTTTATTTCGCAATGGCGAGTGTTTTATACATGTTGTATCCTTGCTGAATGGGAACCTTGATGTGTCGAAAGGTGAAGAGCTGGTTCTGAATGTCCTCCAAACACTAACCTGCTTGCTTTCAGGGAATGATGCCTCAAAG GTTGCATTTCGAGCTCTTGTGGGCACAGGTTATCAGACTTTGCGTAGCTTGCTGTTGGACTTCTGCCAATGGCAACCGAGTGAGGCGCTTTTAGATGCTCTGCTTGATATGTTGGTCGATGGGAAGTTTGATCTCAAGGCAAGCCCTGTGATAAAG AATGAAGATGTTATCTTGCTATATCTCAGTGTCCTGCAAAAG AGCAGTGACTCATTGCGGAATCAGGGGCTTGATGTTTTTCTTCAGCTTATACGAGATTCAATGTCCAATCAAGCTTCTTGTGTCAAAGCAGGGATGCTAAACTTTCTTCTTGATTGGTTTCCCCAAGAGGGGAAGGACGCTGTAGTCTTGAAAATTGCACAATTAATTCAGGTCATTGGTGGGCATAGCATTTCTGGAAAAGATATACGCAAAATGTTCGCTCTACTCCGGAGTGAAAAAGTAGGGTCACATCAGCAGTACAGCTCATTGCTTTTGACCAACATGCTGTCAATGCTCAACGAGAAGGGACCAACTGCCTTCTTTGATCTCAATGGCATGGAATCG GGAATTTTGATAAAAACTCCAGTTCAGTGGCCATTGAATAAGGggttttcttttacttgttgGCTAAGGGTAGAAAGCTTTCCTAGAGGTGGTGGAACAATGggacttttcagttttcttactgaAAGTGGAAGAGGATGCCTTGGTGTTCTTGGAAAAGATAAACTTATATATGAG TCAATTAATCAGAAAAGGCAATCCGTTGTGCTGCAAGTCAATCTTGTTAGAAAGAAGTGGCATTTTTTGTGTTTAACACATACAATTGGTAGGACATTTTCTGGAGGTAGCCAATTGAAGTGTTATTTGGATGGAACTCTTGTATCCTCTGAAAAATGCAG ATATGCCAAGGTAAACGAGCCTCTGACTTGTTGCACTATTGGCACAAAAATCAGTTTACCTTTGTATGAGGAAGAGAGTCCTACACTTTCTTCAAAAGATCCATCTGCTTTCTATGGTCAGATTGGTCCAGTTTACTTGTTCAACGATTCCATTGCTTCGGAACATGTGCAAGGCATTTATTCTTTAGGACCTAGCTACATGTATTCCTTCCTGGATAATGAAACTGCAGTTCATTTGGATAACCCATTGCCCAGTGGAGTACTTGATGTTAAAGATGGTCTTGCATCCAAAATCATATTTGGACTTAATTCACag GCACGTAATGGCAGGTGTTTGTTTAATGTTTCACCAATGGTGGATCCTGGATTAGATAAAAGTTCATTTGAAGCAACTGTTTTGGTCGGGACACAGCTGTGTTCCAGGCGATTGCTTCAACAGATCATATATTGTGTTGGGGGCGTCTCTGTGTTTTTCCCTCTTTTCACCAAGTCTGATTTGTATGAAATTGAAGAAGCTAAGCAAGCTGGCCAAGCTTTACTTACCCCGATTACAAAGGAGCGTTTAACTGCTGAAGTTATTGAACTTATAGCTTCTGTTCTGGATGAGAATTTAGCCAATCAACAACAGATGCTCCTTCTTTCTGGATTTCCAATACTTGGGTTTTTGCTGCAGTCAGTTCCACCTGAGCAGTTAAATATGGATACACTGTCTGCTTTAAAACATTTGTTTAATGTGGTTGCAAATGGTG GTTTGTCAGATATGCTAGTCAAGGATGCTATATCCCATATATTTCTCAATCCTGTTGTATGGGTCTACTCAGTTTACAGAGTTCAACGTGAACTGTATATGTTTCTCATCCAGCAATTCGATAATGATCCAAGGTTGCTGAGAAGTTTATGTAGGCTCCCCCGTGTTCTTGACATAATTCGACAATTTTACTGGGATGATGTCAAAACTCGTTTTGCTATTGGAAGCAAGCCTCTTTTACATCCTGTGACAAAGCAAGTTATAGGGGAGAGACCTAGCAAAGATGAAATACATAAAATTCGTCTCCTTCTATTGAGTCTCGGTGAGATGAGTCTCAG GCAGCATATTTCAGCATCAGATATAAAATCTCTCATAGCCTTTTTTGAAAGTAGCCAGGACATGGCATGCATTGAAGATGTTCTGCATATGGTTATTCGGGCTGTTTCTCAGAAACAACTGCTTGCATCTTTCCTTGAACAAGTCAATATGATTGGTGGTTGTCACATATTTGTAAATCTTCTTGAAAG GGACTTCGAGCCCATCAGGCTACTAGGTCTGCAGTTCCTTGGACGACTGCTGGTTGGTCTTCCGTTAGAGAAGAAAGGATCAAAATTTTTCAGTATTGCTGTTGGCAGATCTAAATCTCTCTCAGAGGGCCTTAGGAAAGTTAGTTCAAGGATGCAACCCATTTTCTCGGTTATATCTGACAGACTGTTTAAATTTCCTCAGACAGATCTCTTGTGTGCAACATTGTTTGACGTTCTGCTTGGCGGTGCCAGCCCTAAACAG GTTCTACAGAAGCATAACCAACTCGACCTTCAGAAAAGTAGCAGAAATAGCTCTCAGTTTTTCCTTCCTCAGATTTTAGCCCTTATTTTCAGATTCTTATCAGGTTGTAAGGATGCTCCTACAAGAATAAAAATTATTAGCGATCTACTTGATCTTCTCGATTCGAATACTACAAACGTTGAAGCTCTAATG GAACACGGGTGGAATGCATGGCTGGATGCCTCCGTGAAGCTTAATGCATTGAAAAACTACAAATTGGAGTCGAAAATTAACAATGATACTGAAACTAGCGAGCAAAATCTTTTGAGGAGTTTCTACTGTGTTGTTCTTTGTCATTACATGCATTCTATAAAAGGTGGCTGGCAACACTTGGAGGAGACCATGAACTTTCTCCTTGTACATTGTGAACAA GGTGGAATTGCTTTTAGGCACTTCCTTCGTGATCTGTACGAGGACTTAGTCCGCAAGCTGTTAGACTTATCTGCGGTGGGAAACGTTCTTATCACTCAGCCTTGTCGAGACAACATGCTGTATCTTTTAAAACTTGTTGATGAGATGCTTCTTTCTGAAATGAAGTATAATCTTCCG TATCCAGCCAGCAACACAGAATTTTCTTCAGAGTTCTTAGAACTAGAACATCTGAAAGACCTTGGTTCTGCTTTACTTGATGCCCTTCAAGGAGAACCTGATGAGAAGCAATCGAG GAATCATGTTTCCAAGCGGCCTGACGTTAATGAAGATGAGAAAATTGACGACGAGTGGTGGAATTTATGTGACAATCTTTGGAATGCTATAAGTGAGATGAATGGCAAGGGACCAAGCAAGATGTTACCCAGGTCCTCACAGTCAGTAACACCATCACTTAGCCAAAGAGCCCGTGGCTTGGTAGAATCACTGAATATACCAGCTGCAGAAATGGCTGCAGTTGTCGTATCAGGGGGGATTAGCAATGCTTTGGCTGGAAAACCCAACAAGCCTGTTGATAAGGCTATGCTTTTAAGAGGGGAAAAGTGTCCAAGAATTGTATTTCGGTTGATTATCCTATATCTTTGTAAATCATCGCTTGAACGAGCATCTCGATGTGTACAACAGGTTATCCCCCTTCTGCCTTGCCTTCTGACTGCTGATGATGAGCAAAGCAAGAGCCGCTTGCAGCTTTTTATTTG GGCATTACTCGCAGTTAGGTCTCATTATGGGGCGCTGGATGACGGGGCTAGATTTCATGTTATAGCTCGCATGATTCGAGAAACTGTCAATTGCGGGAAATTGATGCTAGCTACAAGTATTGTGAGCAGAGATGATTCTTTAGAGTCAGGGAGCAGTACTAAAGAGGGAAGCACCATTCACAATCTGATTCAAAAGGATCGTGTGCTTTCTGCG TTTGCTGATGAAGTAAAATATGTCAAGAGTTCAATAGCAGATAGGACCATGCAGTTGCATGAGCTTCGTGTTAGGTTGGATGAAACTGCAATTGCAGATTCCAACCAAAAGAAAGCTTTTGAAGATGAAATGCAGAGTAGTTTAAATGTCATTCTTGCCTCCGATGACAACAGAAGGAGTTCTTTCCAACTAGCATATGATGAACATCAGCAAATAGTTGCT GGTAAATGGATTCACACTTTTCGCTCTCTCATTGATGAAAGGGGtccttggtcagctgatccattTCCAAACAGCACAGTAACACACTGGAAACTTGATAAAACAGAGGACGCATGGCGTTGCCGTCAAAAGTTGAGACGGAATTATCATTTTGATGAAAAGCTTTGTCGTCCTACCTCTACCACACCTAGCGTTGTGGCTCTTAATCCTTTCAATGATTCCAAAGCCGGTTTTGCAGCACATATTCCAGAGCAAATGAAGAGGTTCTTGCTGAAAGGGATAAGGAAGATTACGGATGAGGGTTCATCTGAATTGAATGAAAGTGAGAGCGAACTTAGTGGGCAAAAGCCTGGCTCGGAGGACTTGTCAGATAGACAGTATTTGGAGGTCGTAAAAGAGAGTGGTGATCTGAAGGACATTGCTAAGGAAGACTTAGATTGCTCCTCCACGCAGATGGAATCAGAAGATAGTGAG GTTCTCATGTCAGTCCCCTGTGTCCTTGTTACACCAAAGAGAAAGTTAGCTGGACATCTAGCAGTGAAAAAGAAATTTTTGCATTTCTTCGGTGAGTTTCTGGTCGAAGGTACAGGAGGGTCATCCGTTTTCAGAAACTTTGACTCTTCTGGGAAGTTTGATGTCAACAAGTCTGATCAGTTAGGGGGACTCCAAAATCACAAATTTCTCAAATGGCCCATCAGTTTTGATTTAGATTGTGAGAGAGGAAGATCCATTAATAGCATTGGTGCTGTTAATAATGATGCGCATCAAAAGCATCCTAACAATATAAATCGGCACAGGAGATGGAGCATCTTCAAG GTAAAGGCTGTCCATTGGACTAGATATTTGCTAAGATATACAGCAATTGAGATTTTCTTCAATGATTCCACTGCTCCTGTATTTTTTAACTTTGCGTCGCAAAAGGATGCCAAAGACGTTGGAAGCTTAATAGTTATAAACAGAAATGAGAGTATGTTTCCCAAGGGTTACAGGGACAAGGCTGGAGTTATTTCCTTTGTGGACAGACGTGTGGCATTGGAGATGGCAGAAAATGCTAGAGAACGCTGGAAGAGGAGGGAGATAACAAACTTTGAGTATTTGATGATCCTGAACACTCTTGCTGGTAGATCTTACAATGATTTGACCCAGTATCCCGTGTTCCCTTGGGTTCTGGCTGATTATTCTTCGGAGACTCTTGATTTTAACAAATCTTCGACCTTTAGGGATCTTTCAAAACCTGTTGGAGCACTGGATATTAAAAGGTTTGAG GTCTTTGAGGATAGATATCGTAACTTCTGTGACCCTGATATTCCCAG TTTTTACTATGGTTCTCATTACTCAAGCATGGGAATTGTGCTATTTTACCTCCTGAGGTTGGAACCTTTTACAGCCCTCCACCGTAATCTTCAG GGTGGCAAATTCGatcatgctgaccggctttttcATAGCATTGGAGGAACATATCGGAACTGCCTTTCTAATACAAGTGATGTGAAAGAGTTGATTCCTGAATTCTTTTACATGCCAGAATTTCTGATCAACTCAAACTCATACCATTTTGGTGTCAAACAAGATGGAGAACCAATAGGTGATATTTGCCTACCGCCATGGGCCAAG GGTTCTCCCGAGGAATTTATTTGTAAGAACAGAGAAGCCCTTGAAAGCGAATATGTGAGCTCAAATCTCCACCACTGGATTGATTTGGTGTTTGGTTACAAGCAGCGGGGAAAACCAGCAGTTGAG GCAgcaaatattttttattatttgacATATGAAGGGGCTGTGGATCTGGATACCATGGATGACGAATTGCAAAGGTCGGCAATAGAAGATCAAATTGCCAACTTTGGTCAAACACCAATTCAACTTTTCCGGAAGAAACATCCTAGAAGAGGACCTCCAATTCCAATTGCCCATCCTCTACGATTTGCTCCTGGTTCTATTAACCTAACATCAATTGCTTCATGCGGAAGCAGTTCTTCATCAGCTACTCTGTATGTTAATGTGCTGGACTCAAACATTGTCCTTGTGAACCAGGGCCTCACCATGTCGGTTAAGACATGGGTGACCACCCAGTTGCAATCCGGTGGGAACTTCACCTTCTCTGGCTCACAG GATCCTTTTTTCGGTATTGGTTCTGATGTTCTTCCCCCTCGGAAAATTGGGAGTCCTTTGGCTGAAAATATTGAGCTTGCAGCACAATGCTTTGGAACATTATCAACAACATCTGAAAATTTTTTGATAACATGTGGTACCTGTGAAAACAGCTTTCAGGTTATATCGCTAACTGATGGCAGAATGGTGCAGAGCGTTAGACAACATAAAGATGTTGTGAGCTGCATTGCAG